One Schistocerca nitens isolate TAMUIC-IGC-003100 chromosome 1, iqSchNite1.1, whole genome shotgun sequence DNA segment encodes these proteins:
- the LOC126233538 gene encoding mesoderm posterior protein 1-like — protein sequence MREINAAFEALRRALPPLQQRAGEKVTKVATLRLAIRYITELTRALETVSYSPPSPALLPAPCGQQQEVFSVPYSALQTQQLPPQLPPQQQTVGEAAALQLGVSAAVSLPPVSTLILPC from the exons ATGCGCGAGATCAACGCCGCGTTCGAGGCGCTGCGGCGCGCGCTGCCGCCgctg CAGCAGCGCGCCGGCGAGAAGGTCACCAAGGTGGCGACGCTGCGCCTCGCCATCCGCTACATCACCGAGCTGACGCGCGCGCTCGAGACCGTGTCGTACTCGCCGCCGTCGCCCGCGCTGCTGCCGGCGCCGTGCGGCCAGCAGCAGGAGGTCTTCTCCGTGCCCTACTCCGCGCTGCAGACCCAGCAGCTGCCGCCGCAGCTGCCACCGCAGCAGCAGACTGTCGGCGAGGCGGCGGCGCTGCAGCTGGGGGTGTCGGCGGCGGTGTCGCTGCCCCCGGTGTCGACGCTGATCCTGCC CTGCTGA